Genomic DNA from Mesorhizobium sp. 131-2-1:
CGGTCCCCGGGCCAAACAATCTCGCCTTCTCGCCGTCGCGGGTTACTCCCTCGCGCCGCAAGTAGGTGAGGTGTGTGCCAAGCGAGGCGGCCCGCAGAGAGTGCCGGACAACGCGTGCCTTGACGACCGCGCCACGCGATCGTGAGGTGACGAAGCGATTGGCTTGGATGCTGGCACGCTGGCCATGGCCAAAACGGGAGCGGTTGCCGGGAACAATCCGGCCCGAGCGCGAGATGCCGCCGCCAGCCTTTTTCGCCGCGGCGAGGGCCTGCGCGATGAAGGGCCGGGCCTGCTGGGCGCGGGTCGAGCGGATCCGGCCAGGCCGAATGCGAAACTCCCGCTCCCTATCCATCGCGGGTCACCGCAATGTGTAGAAAAAGGCGCAAATTCAATAATGTAGGTGTTTCGCACACATTGCGCCGGTGGTTGGCAATGTGCGCAACGCGCCAAAATATCGAGCAAGAACAACCGCCCAACCGACGCACAATGTGCGGCCTTTTATCCTGCCATCCCTCGGTTGTGTTCGTAACCGTCCGGTCCCTGCACATATTTGAACTAGTGCAATCTCGCGTCATGTCGGGTTCCTTCGGTTTGTGGAGGATATTCGGATGGCGCCTCGCCGCTCCTGGGCCAAGGCCAACAGCCCCTACTGGTCGTCGCAGGTCGCGAGCTGGCTCGGCAGTGATCTCAGTGCGCAGGAATTCTGCCGCCAGCGTGATCTCTCGATCAGAACTTTCGATCTGTGGATGCACCATCTGGTGAGCAGCGAAGAGCTGCGTAAACGTGCGGAAAAGCTGCGGAATTTGCGTCGCAAGAAGACCGGACGTAAGCGCAAGACGCAACGGCCGAAGCATCCACAGAGGCGGCCGCGCTATCGCTACGGCAAGCGCACGGACAGCGGCCCGATTGCTCTGAAGGCGTTCTGGAGCATGCATGTGGAGGCGATGAACTGGAGCGGTATGGGCCATGCCGAGTACGCCGCTGCGCTCGGACTTTCGCGACATGCGCTGCGGATCTGGCGCGATCGGCTCGAGGAATCCGGCGACGAAATGGACTGGCGATCGCTGCTTCATCCGAGTGCCCGGGCCCTATTAAGCAGCGCTGCTAATTGCGCGCGGCGCCAATACCGCTTGACACCCGAAGCAATGGACGGGCGATCGCACCGCCGCAGCTTCACCGAAGAGCAGAAGCGGGCGATCGTGCAGGAGACGGAGAAGCCCGGCGTTGTCGTGGCGCGGGTCTGCCGCCGCCATGGCATTGCCACCAGCATGGCGTTCCGCTGGCGAGAAGAGTTCGGCCTGACCGCCCGCAAGGCGCCAGAACTGGCGCTGGTCGAGATCGCCGATGGAGCAGAAAGCGAGCCGCCGGCGCTTGTCGCGTTACGCAATCTCGTGCGGCCGCCGGACGGCATGGTGGCAATCGAACTGGACGATGGACGGCGCGTGTTCGCCCCGGCGGGCGCGTCTGCGGCCGCGGTCAAGCGGCATCTGGCCGGTAAGGAGAAGGCATCATGATCGTCGTTCCGGCGGGCGTGAAAGTGCATCTGGCATTGGGCCACACCGACATGCGCAAAGGTCTCGATGGGCTCGCCACGCTGATCCAGGAGCATCTGAAGAAGGATCCGTTCTCGGGCCATCTGTTCGTCTTCCGCGGCAAGAATGCCTCGCTCCTGAAGATTCTTTTTTGGGACGGAACGGGGCTGTGTCTGTTCACCAAGCGCATGGACCACGGACAGTTCATGTGGCCGCGCCTTGCTGAGCCTGGCGGCTCGGTGGCACTGTCGCCGGCACAACTCGCGATGCTCATCGAGGGTATCGACTGGCGTGCGCCGGAACGCTTCTGGCGACCGATGCTGGCAGGCTGAAACCGGCACTTCCATTGTCGCGAAGGAGCCCGGAATCCTTGGGTTCCTGTGCTGTTTGTGATAGAATCGATCATGTTGGTCGATCTCGAAAACCTGCCATCCGATCCAGCACTTCTTCAACGCCTCGTGCGCGACATGGCGGCTGCGGTCGAGAGCCGCGACGGCGAGATCGAGCGGCTTCAGTCGATCATCAAAAAGCTCCAGCGGGCGCAGTTCGGCCGCAGCTCGGAGCGGCTCGATCCCGATCAGCTTGCACTCGCATTGGAAGAACTCGACGCTGACATCGCGCGCATCCAGGAGAGCCGTCCGTTCGTCGGCAAGCCGTCGACTGAGCGGCCATCGCATCGCAGGCCGCTGCCCGATCATCTGCGGCGCGAGGATGTTCTGGTCGATGTCGACAGCATGATCTGCGCGTGCTGCGGCGGCACGCTGCATGCCATCGGCGAAAGCGTCAGCGAGATGCTGGATTGGATTCCAGCACAGCTTCGCGTGATCAGGACGACACGGCCAAAATACGCCTGCCGGGTCTGCGAGAGGGTGGTGCAGGCGCCGGCGCCGGAGCGGCCGATCGCTGGCGGCCTGGCGACGCCAGCGCTGCTGGCGCAGGTGCTGGTCAGCAAATATTGCGATCACACGCCGCTCTATCGGCAGTCGCAGATATTCGCCCGCAATGGCGTCGAACTTCCGCGTTCCACCCTTGCCGGTTGGGTCGGCGGCGCCTGCTGGTGGCTGGAAGCCCTGCACGAGCGGCTGGCGAAGAGCGTCTTCGCCTCGAACCATCTTTTTGCCGATGACACACCGGTCCCGGTGCTCGATCCAGGCCGCGGCCGCACCAAGACGGGAAGGCTGTGGGTCTACGCCCGCGAGCAGAGGCCATGGGGCGGACCGGAGCCACCGGCCGCGGTCTACCTGTTTGCGCCGGATCGCAAAGCGGAGCGTCCCGTCTCGCATCTTGAGCACTTCAAGGGTGTTCTGCATGTCGATGGCTATGCCGGGTTCGAGCGCCTTACCGGCAAGGGAGATATCGTTCTGGCCGCCTGCTGGAGCCATACACGGCGCAAGTTCTACGACGTGGCGCAGGCGACCAACGCGCCGATCGCGATGGAAGCCTTGCGACGGATCGGCGAACTCTATGCTGTCGAAGCCGACGTTCGCGGCCAATCGCCGGGTCATCGGCTTGCAGCCAGGCGCAGTCGCTCCAAACCAATCGTCGACGCCATGCGGGTCTGGCTCGAAGCACAGCTGCCGTTGTTGTCTGGTCGCAGCACGCTCGCCGAAGCCGCCCGCTACGCGCTCTCGCGCTGGGACGGCCTGACCCGCTTCCTGCACGACGGCCGCATCGAGCTCGACACCAATCCGGTCGAACGCGCAATCAGACCAGTCGCGCTTGGCCGCAAGAACCATCTCTTCGCGGGCAGCGACGGCGGTGGTCATCGCTGGGCGGTGCTGTGCTCGTTGGTCGAAACCTGCAAGCTCAATGATGTCGAGCCGTATGCCTGGCTGCGCGATGTACTCATCCGCATGGTCGACGGTCATCCGGTAAACCGGCTCGATGAACTCCTGCCCTGGGCTTGGAAAGTCGGAAATCCTGTCAAGAGCTGAGCGACGTGCAACGACCGGGCGCTTACTTGTGTTCGCTGGTGCCATTCCCTTCGTACGCCATGGTGCGCCAGGGCTCGCGTTGACACGAAGGCGCTGGAAATCGCTCACGGCTCAGCTCCCTTGTCCCCTGTCGCGACGAACAGACCGCCCGACTGAACTGCGACATTGGACAGCTCGCGCACAGCCTGGGGCTGCGACGCGTCCCCGCGGAAATGCGCGACCGGATCGGAATCTGCGGATGTGTCTTCTGTCGGTTGCGCGACGAAGAGCGGCGACTTCCTCCAACCAGAAGGCGTCGAGCGCGCCGGGCCGGCAGCTTTCGTTGCAGCGCCGCTGCCAATGGCAGATAGAACGGCGGCCACATATGCGCGTGTTTCTCGAGGCAACCGCCGGCCCTTCAACGATGCCTCGTAGCGGCCGGGACCAGCATTGTAGGCAGCAATCCAACCGGGCGATCCGTAGCGATCGAGCAGTTCGCGAATATAGGCCGAGCCAGCGATGATGTTGTCGTGCGGATCGAAAGGATCACCGCCGAGCCGGTAACGGCCGCGCAGTTCGCGCCAAGTTTCTGGCACGATTTGCATCAGACCCATCGCGCCCTTTCGCGAGATGGCACGCTGATCGCCTGCGCTTTCCGCGCGCAGCACGGCACCAATCCAGGTGCGCGGAAGTCGGAAGCGCCTCGCCGCTTCCGCGATGTGTGGCTCGTAGGTGCGCGACGGCGGTGTCGTGACGAGCGGGTTCTGCGCCAAGGCGGCCTCGGGATCGGCGCATGCGATACAATGCCCAAGCAGCAGGATGTGCGCGTTGCGCAGCACCGCGCACAACACCCCGGCCGGCTCGGGACGGGCCTTTGACCGACGGCGCGCGAACATCCCTCAGTCCTTCTGGTTGCGCGCGCGCGGCCGTGACCACTGCAGCGACCAGGCGCAGTTGTCGTCGCTGCTTTGAAACAGATTGGCGCGGATCGGCTGCGCGAAGGTCGGATCATCCAGCTGAAGCGCGACGAACTCGCCGGCCTTTTCACCGGAGCGTTTCCAACCGGCGCCAATCGCCGGCCCGTCTTCGCTGCCGGCGTGCACGCGATAGTCGGGCGCATTTTCCGCGTCGCTGGTATCGGCATCGACAATTGCGATGTCGAGATCGAGGCTGAGCGTGCGGATGCGCCCGAAATATCCGGTCTGAGTGCGCATGAACTGTCCGATCGGTGACATGTCGTTTCTCCTTTCGCATAGGCGGTGATGTTGGGTCGGTACGGCCGGAGCCGCTGGCGCGCGCTCACCGCGCTTGCGCGCGCCATTGAAAGTGACCGTCGCCCTGCTCGTCGGTCCACAACGGGGCTGCAAGGCCGAGAATGTGATCGGCGGCAACGAGGCCGAAGTAGCGACCGTCAAGGCTGTCGCGAACCCGCTGGTTCATAAGAAAAACGGCCGTTGCCGGAACACGCTGACAGCCCTGCCAACTCGGCAGATCACGTCCGGCTCGATCGCGCTCAAGCGCGACGCCGACGTCACGGCCATCGACTGATATTGTGAGCTTGCGTCGGCATACCATTTGACCAGACACGGCAAGGATACGCTTGAGCAGCAGCACACCTTTCGGCAGGTATTCTCGCTCGGCAAGAAACGTTGCGAGCGATCCCGGCGGCTGCACGGCGACGAGATCGCCCACCGCGAATTTGGCGGCGTTGTCGATCCGGTAGAGGCCGATCGGAGCGCTGGCCGAGGCATTCCATACGAACCGCGCCTGCAACGGCCCGCGTTCCGGAAACAGAACGCCTGTGGCGGCCAGCGCCATGGTGATGACAATTGCTGACCGCGTCATGGCTCGACCCGCCGCCGCAACAGGAACGCAAGATGCAGATCAAGCGTATAAGTTCGAGGCTCTTGACCTGCTGTCATCCGGTGATGGACGTGCCGCCAATGATCAGGCGAGACGGCTTGCGGATTGATCCCGAGACTCTCGATCGCGTCTATGATCCGCAACACGCGCTCTACGCTTTGCCACCCTTGCATGGTGAGCAGGATGTCACCGCCAGGCCGCACGAAAGGCAGTGTCTGATACGCTTGCCCCGCTGCGATGGTGCGCACGATATCAAGGCGCGACATGATCGTGCCGAAGCCGTTCGAGGCCCAACGCACGAAGGCAAAGGTAACGCCGGGACGAAACCACACCACCCGCTGGTGCCGATCAAGGATGTCTTCCCGGTCAACCACACCGAAGCGAATCCAGAACTCGATCTTCTTCGCGATCCATGTCAGTCCGACACCGGTCATGCCGTCACGTTGCAACGCGCCGCCAGCCAAAGAGGCAGAACGCAAAGGTGTGTTATCGATCATTGTCCGTGTCCTGATCTTGCATGCAGCCGGATTGCAGGGTGAGGAGACCACCGCACTCAGCGCCCGTGCCGGCCGCTCTGGGGAGGCGCTGGTGGTTGACGTTTGGCGGGAAGCACGGAGCCGCGGGGATCCGATGTTGACGTCACCGCCCCGCGCTCAGCCCAGGCCTGCAGATCATCGATAGCGTAAACAACTCGGCCGCCGAGTTTGCGATAGGCGGGACCTGTGCCGTAGGTGCGATGCTTCTCAAGCGTGCGCGATGACAGGCTGAGGAATTCAGCGGCTTCCTTGGTGCGAAGAAAGCGGGGCGGCAAAACGGCTAAATCTGGTCTCATGGATCGGGCCTCCGTGGGGCTGCGGCGAACTGCTGGGTTTCAGCGGCGGATGCGGATCACGATGACGGAAGACTGGCTTCGCAGGGGATGGGGAAGATTGGGGGGCATTAAATTGCCCCCTCGCGCTACGCTCGCCTCCGGTGGCGCAGGAGTTGCAGATAGCCGCCGCCGATCATTTCGGCACCGCCTTTGACCAGGCCAATCACGGCGTCGCGAAGGGACGACGTTTTCCAAGGATTGGTCCCAACACGCTCGATCCCGTAGCAGACGGCTGCGATTTCGCGGTAGCTCGCGCCGTTCATGCGGCCATCGGCGGCCTGGATCATCAGGCGCAGGCGACGGCGCTGCTGGGCTGTCATTCGCGTGTCCGGCGGTACAGGTCGCTTGTTGTGGCCACGCCAAAAGCGCACGAGAGCCTCAACGCGTCCCAGGGTCTGGGAATCGAGCGGAATCACTGCCGCAAGCGAGCGGGTGCCTTCGCTGCCCGGAAGGAAGAGGAGTTGCGTCTTGATCCCGTTGTCATGAATGGCGTGAGATCCCTGCGGGCTCTCACGAAGCCTCCCTAAGCTCGCGAGCGCCGCGGATTCGAGAGATAGGTGGTCGGGCGCCGAGCTGAGAGCCAGTACCGCGGGATCGACCAGAGGCGACCAAAAGACGTCTTGCGCCAAGGCTGACCTGTCGGGCATGGCCGGGAAATCGCAACCCCCAGCGCCGCTGTTCCTCGGCAGGCAAAGGTTCCTCTTCTGCTCCGGCGACGACCAGGTGCTGATAGTGCCGACGATAGGACTGTGAGCGGCGCAAGCATTCCCAGGCGAGACCTTCGATTGGCAAGCGATCGAAGAAATCGTAGCCTTTGTTGTCCCGCCAATCCGACGTGTTCGGCTTCATCGTGCATGTCCTCCGAAAACGGCAAGTCGTGCTCGAATCGATTCCGAACTCCGGCGGATGGCGAAACGTCCCGAGGAGGCATCGCGTGATGCGTTTTAGGCATCACCTGCCGTCTAGGCTGGCTATTTGTCGGTTTGGCGCAGCAGGTATCGGTACCCGGTGCGCGTCATCCACCGTGCTCGAGCGAGATGGCTGTCATAGACGCTTCGAGCACGTTGCGGCTCCTTGGTCGGATCAATCCCAAACAGGATCCTGACCACCTCGCGCCAATCGGCGCCGTCGGCGTCAGCATCGAACAAGCGCATGTAAAGTTTGACGTGGCTGCGGTCATATTCGGTCAGGTCGTCCCCAATGGGCGCGGTCTCGTCAAACGGTTCAATCATGGCTGCCCTCCACCCGTCACAGACGTGAAACAGAACTCTACGGGTCGAATATCGCTCGCACAGCAGGCTCGAAACGCATCTCGCGATGCCGTGTCGGCATCGCCACGACTGTCTCACCAGGCCCGAGAAACCTCTGATCGGCTGGAAGAGCTCGCCCGATCGGATCGGGCGAGCTCTTCGGCGCCTTATTCGCCGTTCCGGCGGCTCGGGCGAGACCAGATGAGGGAGAAGCCCTCGCCTTCTTCATCGTCGAAGAGGTTGGCGTAGATCGGAGCGTTGAAGCTGGGATCATCAAGCTTGAGACCCAGGTACTCGCGGCCCTCGTTGGAGCGCTTGGACCAGGCGGCACCGATTTCGGCGCGGCCGACCACGACCCGGTGGCTGGGAGCGTTGTCGCCGGTGGCACGGGTGTCTGGGACGATGCGCACGTTCTTGGCCTGGACGCTAAGGGTGACGATTTCGCCGGCGAATTCGTTCGAGGCGGTCTTCTTGAAGGTGCCGATGGTAGCCATTGTAAGTCTCCGTTTTCTGTTCCCGAACCCGCACCATGCGGCCTCGATGGCGATCACTTGGCCGAAGGCGACCGACGACGCATCGCTTGCGACCGAAGCAACGCGGAGGACGGCGCAGGAACGGCTTTCTTGTTTCGCGAGGAATGGCGGCGCTCGGGGTCCCCGTGCGGGTTACCGCACGGGGTGGGGGTCGTCAGGGGAAGAAAGTCGGGACGCGGCGTTGCGGCCTAGGCGGTCGAGGCGTCAGCCGCCCTTCGGGCAGATCAGGCCATTAAAGAGGCCGTTTGGAGCGCTTCTGGGACGGATTGGAACGGGAGACGTGGCGCCCAAGGCCCGCAAGCACACCGCCATGCGTTCCAACGACAACGCCAACACGTCCGTGTCATGGGATGACGAGAGCACCGCCCACCCACGTCACGGCTTCAACGGCAACGTCATCGTCCCGAGGATCGAACGAGCCAGGGGACCAGCCATGCAAAGCTCCAGCCCAACACCTGAGACTGGACGCCGGTCGCACACGGCTTGATCATTCGCACGCCGCCTGCCTGCGCCAATAGCCTGACGGCAAGAAGGTCAAGCTTTTGTCGATCCGATCCAGCCGGTTCGCTCGGGCGAATTGGAGACCGAACCGCGCCTGGGCTGATTGGCAGCGGTCGTGCTTGCGATCCGGAGGACGGTGGTTGTGGCGATGACGATGGCGCCAAGGATCGAAAAAGCGATCTGCCAGCCCTCTGACGGCATGGCGTGTTTCACCACACCGTGCACGGCGTGGTAGCCCGCGAGTGCAGCCGGGCCGGCGAATGCGACCACGATAGCGGTGCGGGCCCAGAATGGCTTGACGAAAACGAGAAGGAACTGGCCTATGCCAAGGGTAAGCGCTGCCGCGAGTGCGGCAACAACGAGGGCGCCCAGCCACCCGGTGCCCGTGTCATAGGACCACATTCCGGCAGCGACGCCGGCAAAGAAGGCAACGCGAAGACGGCGAGCGTGAACAGCAACCAGAGGCCAATAGCTGCCATGCAGCAGACAATGCTGATGAGGATCATGATGGTGATCTCCGTGAGAAAAGGTCTGACGGTCGCGCCTTCCACCACCACCACGTCGCATCCGTGCGTATAGGCGAAGAGGAATCAGTGAGGCGAGCGGAAATCCATCAGGATCCCCGCTCGCCAGACCGACGCCAGTCAGCGGGCGAAGGGATCGATTTCCGCCACGACCTCGGCGTCATCGTCGAACTCGGTGATTGGGGTGACCGAATGCGTGCCATCGCCGGCCTTGGAGACGACGATGGCGACCTTGAGGGTGGTGGCGAGGCTGAAAGCGTATGCGTGTGCGTCTTTGAGGGACATAGCTCCTGCTCCTGTCTTGCAGGCGGGAGACCATCTCCCGCGCGACAGGCGCCCGATGTGTCCGTCCGAGAGCCGCGATCACCGCGCAGGCAACGCCGCAGCGGCGGCATGCTTGCATAGCCGACCCTTTACGGGTTGATGGCTTCAGGCCTTGGAAGGACCAAGGATGAGCGCATTGGAAGCGGGGGATGGGCTCATGCGTCGACCGGATGCTAGATTGTCTCTCAACAGATTCACCGCGTCGGTTTGCGAGCTGTGCTGGTCGTCCGCGTCGCA
This window encodes:
- a CDS encoding DUF2285 domain-containing protein — encoded protein: MAQDVFWSPLVDPAVLALSSAPDHLSLESAALASLGRLRESPQGSHAIHDNGIKTQLLFLPGSEGTRSLAAVIPLDSQTLGRVEALVRFWRGHNKRPVPPDTRMTAQQRRRLRLMIQAADGRMNGASYREIAAVCYGIERVGTNPWKTSSLRDAVIGLVKGGAEMIGGGYLQLLRHRRRA
- a CDS encoding S26 family signal peptidase, whose protein sequence is MALAATGVLFPERGPLQARFVWNASASAPIGLYRIDNAAKFAVGDLVAVQPPGSLATFLAEREYLPKGVLLLKRILAVSGQMVCRRKLTISVDGRDVGVALERDRAGRDLPSWQGCQRVPATAVFLMNQRVRDSLDGRYFGLVAADHILGLAAPLWTDEQGDGHFQWRAQAR
- a CDS encoding DUF2840 domain-containing protein; this encodes MIDNTPLRSASLAGGALQRDGMTGVGLTWIAKKIEFWIRFGVVDREDILDRHQRVVWFRPGVTFAFVRWASNGFGTIMSRLDIVRTIAAGQAYQTLPFVRPGGDILLTMQGWQSVERVLRIIDAIESLGINPQAVSPDHWRHVHHRMTAGQEPRTYTLDLHLAFLLRRRVEP
- a CDS encoding DNA -binding domain-containing protein, which codes for MIEPFDETAPIGDDLTEYDRSHVKLYMRLFDADADGADWREVVRILFGIDPTKEPQRARSVYDSHLARARWMTRTGYRYLLRQTDK
- the tnpB gene encoding IS66 family insertion sequence element accessory protein TnpB (TnpB, as the term is used for proteins encoded by IS66 family insertion elements, is considered an accessory protein, since TnpC, encoded by a neighboring gene, is a DDE family transposase.), whose translation is MIVVPAGVKVHLALGHTDMRKGLDGLATLIQEHLKKDPFSGHLFVFRGKNASLLKILFWDGTGLCLFTKRMDHGQFMWPRLAEPGGSVALSPAQLAMLIEGIDWRAPERFWRPMLAG
- a CDS encoding DUF736 domain-containing protein is translated as MSPIGQFMRTQTGYFGRIRTLSLDLDIAIVDADTSDAENAPDYRVHAGSEDGPAIGAGWKRSGEKAGEFVALQLDDPTFAQPIRANLFQSSDDNCAWSLQWSRPRARNQKD
- a CDS encoding DUF736 domain-containing protein, which produces MATIGTFKKTASNEFAGEIVTLSVQAKNVRIVPDTRATGDNAPSHRVVVGRAEIGAAWSKRSNEGREYLGLKLDDPSFNAPIYANLFDDEEGEGFSLIWSRPSRRNGE
- the tnpA gene encoding IS66 family insertion sequence element accessory protein TnpA, which gives rise to MAPRRSWAKANSPYWSSQVASWLGSDLSAQEFCRQRDLSIRTFDLWMHHLVSSEELRKRAEKLRNLRRKKTGRKRKTQRPKHPQRRPRYRYGKRTDSGPIALKAFWSMHVEAMNWSGMGHAEYAAALGLSRHALRIWRDRLEESGDEMDWRSLLHPSARALLSSAANCARRQYRLTPEAMDGRSHRRSFTEEQKRAIVQETEKPGVVVARVCRRHGIATSMAFRWREEFGLTARKAPELALVEIADGAESEPPALVALRNLVRPPDGMVAIELDDGRRVFAPAGASAAAVKRHLAGKEKAS
- a CDS encoding lytic transglycosylase domain-containing protein; the encoded protein is MFARRRSKARPEPAGVLCAVLRNAHILLLGHCIACADPEAALAQNPLVTTPPSRTYEPHIAEAARRFRLPRTWIGAVLRAESAGDQRAISRKGAMGLMQIVPETWRELRGRYRLGGDPFDPHDNIIAGSAYIRELLDRYGSPGWIAAYNAGPGRYEASLKGRRLPRETRAYVAAVLSAIGSGAATKAAGPARSTPSGWRKSPLFVAQPTEDTSADSDPVAHFRGDASQPQAVRELSNVAVQSGGLFVATGDKGAEP
- a CDS encoding transcriptional regulator domain-containing protein, which codes for MKPNTSDWRDNKGYDFFDRLPIEGLAWECLRRSQSYRRHYQHLVVAGAEEEPLPAEEQRRWGLRFPGHARQVSLGARRLLVASGRSRGTGSQLGARPPISRIRGARELREAS
- the tnpC gene encoding IS66 family transposase; translated protein: MLVDLENLPSDPALLQRLVRDMAAAVESRDGEIERLQSIIKKLQRAQFGRSSERLDPDQLALALEELDADIARIQESRPFVGKPSTERPSHRRPLPDHLRREDVLVDVDSMICACCGGTLHAIGESVSEMLDWIPAQLRVIRTTRPKYACRVCERVVQAPAPERPIAGGLATPALLAQVLVSKYCDHTPLYRQSQIFARNGVELPRSTLAGWVGGACWWLEALHERLAKSVFASNHLFADDTPVPVLDPGRGRTKTGRLWVYAREQRPWGGPEPPAAVYLFAPDRKAERPVSHLEHFKGVLHVDGYAGFERLTGKGDIVLAACWSHTRRKFYDVAQATNAPIAMEALRRIGELYAVEADVRGQSPGHRLAARRSRSKPIVDAMRVWLEAQLPLLSGRSTLAEAARYALSRWDGLTRFLHDGRIELDTNPVERAIRPVALGRKNHLFAGSDGGGHRWAVLCSLVETCKLNDVEPYAWLRDVLIRMVDGHPVNRLDELLPWAWKVGNPVKS
- a CDS encoding helix-turn-helix transcriptional regulator, with the translated sequence MRPDLAVLPPRFLRTKEAAEFLSLSSRTLEKHRTYGTGPAYRKLGGRVVYAIDDLQAWAERGAVTSTSDPRGSVLPAKRQPPAPPQSGRHGR